Proteins found in one Muntiacus reevesi chromosome 2, mMunRee1.1, whole genome shotgun sequence genomic segment:
- the NDST2 gene encoding bifunctional heparan sulfate N-deacetylase/N-sulfotransferase 2 isoform X1: MLKLWKVVRPARQLELHRLILLLIAFSLGSMGFLAYYVSTSPKAKEPMPLPLGDCSSGAAGGPGPVRPPVPPRPPRPPETARTEPVVLVFVESAYSQLGQEIVAILESSRFRYSTELAPGRGDMPTLTDHTRGRYVLVIYENLLKYVNLDAWSRELLDRYCVEYGVGIIGFFRAHEHSLLSAQLKGFPLFLHSNLGLRDYQVNPTAPLLHLTRPSRLEPGPLPGDDWTIFQSNHSTYEPVLLASLRLAEPPVPGPVPRRARLPTVVQDLGLHDGIQRVLFGHGLSFWLHKLVFVDAVAYLTGKRLCLDLDRYILVDIDDIFVGKEGTRMKVADVEALLTTQNKLRTLVPNFTFNLGFSGKFYHTGTEEEDAGDDMLLKHRQEFWWFPHMWSHMQPHLFHNRSVLADQMRLNKQFALEHGIPTDLGYAVAPHHSGVYPIHTQLYEAWKSVWGIQVTSTEEYPHLRPARYRRGFIHNGIMVLPRQTCGLFTHTIFYNEYPGGSRELDRSIRGGELFLTVLLNPISIFMTHLSNYGNDRLGLYTFESLVRFLQCWTRLRLQTLPPVPLARKYFDLFPQERSPLWQNPCDDKRHKDIWSKEKTCDRLPKFLIVGPQKTGTTAIHFFLSLHPAVTSSFPSPSTFEEIQFFNGPNYHKGIDWYMDFFPVPSNASTDFLFEKSATYFDSEVVPRRGAALLPRAKIITVLTNPADRAYSWYQHQRAHGDPVALNYTFYQVISASSQAPPALRSLQNRCLVPGYYSTHLQRWLTYYPSGQLLIVDGQELRTNPAASMESIQKFLGITPFLNYTRTLRFDEDKGFWCQGLEGGKTRCLGKSKGRKYPDMDTESRLFLTDFFRNHNLELSKLLSRLGQPVPSWLRGELQHSSSG, from the exons ATGCTCAAGCTGTGGAAGGTGGTACGCCCAGCTCGGCAGCTGGAACTGCACCGCCTCATACTGCTGCTGATTGCTTTCAGTCTGGGCTCCATGGGCTTCTTGGCTTACTACGTATCCACCAGCCCCAAGGCCAAGGAACCAATGCCCCTCCCCTTGGGAGACTGCAGCAGTGGCGCGGCAGGTGGTCCTGGCCCTGTACGGCCTCCAGTCCCACCCCGGCCCCCCAGGCCTCCAGAGACAGCGCGGACTGAACCCGTGGTCCTCGTGTTTGTGGAGAGTGCATACTCGCAGCTAGGACAGGAGATTGTGGCCATCTTGGAGTCTAGCCGTTTTCGTTATAGCACTGAGCTGGCACCTGGCCGAGGGGACATGCCCACACTGACTGATCATACCCGTGGCCGGTATGTCTTGGTCATTTATGAGAACCTGCTCAAGTATGTCAACCTTGATGCCTGGAGTCGGGAACTACTAGACCGGTACTGTGTGGAGTATGGTGTGGGCATCATTGGCTTTTTCCGAGCCCATGAGCATAGCCTACTGAGTGCCCAGCTCAAGGGCTTTCCGCTTTTTCTACATTCAAACTTGGGGCTTCGGGACTACCAAGTGAATCCTACAGCTCCACTCCTGCATCTCACACGTCCCAGCCGCCTGGAGCCTGGGCCACTACCCGGTGATGACTGGACCATCTTCCAATCCAACCATAGTACCTATGAACCAGTGCTTCTCGCCAGCCTTCGGCTGGCTGAGCCCCCTGTGCCAGGACCAGTGCCTCGCCGGGCCCGGCTTCCCACTGTGGTGCAGGACCTGGGGCTTCACGACGGCATCCAGAGGGTACTCTTTGGTCATGGCCTCTCCTTCTGGCTCCACAAACTAGTTTTCGTTGATGCCGTCGCATACCTCACTGGCAAGCGCCTCTGCTTGGACCTTGACCGTTACATCTTGGTAGACATCGATGACATCTTTGTGGGCAAGGAAGGTACCCGCATGAAGGTGGCTGATGTTGAG GCCCTGTTGACCACCCAGAACAAACTCAGGACCTTAGTCCCCAACTTCACCTTCAACTTGGGCTTCTCGGGCAAGTTCTATCATACTG ggacagaggaggaggatGCTGGGGACGACATGCTGCTGAAGCACCGCCAAGAGTTTTGGTGGTTCCCCCACATGTGGAGCCACATGCAGCCACATCTGTTCCACAATCGCTCCGTGCTGGCTGACCAGATGAGGCTCAACAAACAGTTTGCTCTG GAGCATGGGATTCCCACGGATCTGGGGTATGCTGTGGCCCCCCACCACTCCGGCGTGTACCCCATCCACACACAGCTCTATGAAGCCTGGAAATCTGTGTGGGGCATCCAGGTGACCAGCACTGAGGAGTATCCCCATCTCCGCCCTGCCCGCTACCGCCGTGGCTTCATTCACAATGGCATTATG GTGCTGCCGCGGCAGACATGTGGCCTCTTCACTCACACAATCTTCTATAATGAGTATCCTGGAGGCTCTCGTGAACTCGACCGGAGCATCCGAGGTGGAGAACTCTTTCTGACAGTGCTGCTTAATCCG ATCAGCATCTTTATGACCCATCTGTCTAATTATGGAAATGATCGGCTGGGCCTGTACACCTTTGAGAGCCTGGTGCGCTTTCTCCAGTGCTGGACGAGGCTGCGCCTACAGACCCTTCCTCCTGTCCCTCTCGCCCGAAAGTACTTTGACCTCTTCCCTCAAGAGCGAAGCCCCCTTTGGCAG AATCCCTGTGACGACAAGAGGCACAAAGATATCTGGTCCAAGGAGAAAACCTGTGATCGGCTCCCCAAGTTCCTCATTGTGGGACCCCAGAAGACAG GGACCACAGCTATTCACTTCTTCCTGAGCCTGCACCCAGCTGTGACTAGTAGTTTCCCTAGCCCCAGCACCTTTGAGGAGATTCAGTTCTTCAACGGCCCTAATTACCACAAGGGCATTGACTG GTACATGGATTTCTTCCCTGTCCCTTCCAATGCCAGCACTGATTTCCTATTTGAAAAAAGTGCCACATACTTTGACTCAGAGGTTGTACCACGGCGGGGAGCTGCCCTCCTGCCACGAGCCAAGATCATCACTGTGCTCACCAACCCTGCTGACAGGGCGTACTCCTGGTACCAG CATCAGCGAGCACATGGAGACCCAGTTGCTCTGAACTATACCTTCTACCAGGTGATTTCAgcctcctcccaggcccctccAGCACTTCGTTCCCTACAAAACCGTTGTCTTGTCCCCGGCTACTATTCCACTCATCTACAACGCTGGCTGACTTACTACCCCTCTGGACAG TTGCTGATTGTGGATGGGCAAGAGCTGCGTACCAACCCAGCTGCCTCAATGGAGAGCATCCAGAAGTTCCTGGGTATCACACCCTTTCTGAACTACACACGGACCCTCAG GTTTGATGAAGATAAGGGATTCTGGTGCCAGGGACTTGAAGGTGGCAAGACTCGTTGTCTAGGCAAGAGCAAAGGCCGGAAGTACCCAGATATGGACACTGAG TCCCGCCTTTTCCTTACGGATTTTTTCCGGAACCACAATTTGGAGCTGTCAAAGCTGCTGAGCCGGCTTGGACAGCCGGTGCCCTCATGGCTTCGAGgagaactgcagcattccagttCGGGCTGA
- the NDST2 gene encoding bifunctional heparan sulfate N-deacetylase/N-sulfotransferase 2 isoform X2, translated as MLKLWKVVRPARQLELHRLILLLIAFSLGSMGFLAYYVSTSPKAKEPMPLPLGDCSSGAAGGPGPVRPPVPPRPPRPPETARTEPVVLVFVESAYSQLGQEIVAILESSRFRYSTELAPGRGDMPTLTDHTRGRYVLVIYENLLKYVNLDAWSRELLDRYCVEYGVGIIGFFRAHEHSLLSAQLKGFPLFLHSNLGLRDYQVNPTAPLLHLTRPSRLEPGPLPGDDWTIFQSNHSTYEPVLLASLRLAEPPVPGPVPRRARLPTVVQDLGLHDGIQRVLFGHGLSFWLHKLVFVDAVAYLTGKRLCLDLDRYILVDIDDIFVGKEGTRMKVADVEALLTTQNKLRTLVPNFTFNLGFSGKFYHTGTEEEDAGDDMLLKHRQEFWWFPHMWSHMQPHLFHNRSVLADQMRLNKQFALLYEAWKSVWGIQVTSTEEYPHLRPARYRRGFIHNGIMVLPRQTCGLFTHTIFYNEYPGGSRELDRSIRGGELFLTVLLNPISIFMTHLSNYGNDRLGLYTFESLVRFLQCWTRLRLQTLPPVPLARKYFDLFPQERSPLWQNPCDDKRHKDIWSKEKTCDRLPKFLIVGPQKTGTTAIHFFLSLHPAVTSSFPSPSTFEEIQFFNGPNYHKGIDWYMDFFPVPSNASTDFLFEKSATYFDSEVVPRRGAALLPRAKIITVLTNPADRAYSWYQHQRAHGDPVALNYTFYQVISASSQAPPALRSLQNRCLVPGYYSTHLQRWLTYYPSGQLLIVDGQELRTNPAASMESIQKFLGITPFLNYTRTLRFDEDKGFWCQGLEGGKTRCLGKSKGRKYPDMDTESRLFLTDFFRNHNLELSKLLSRLGQPVPSWLRGELQHSSSG; from the exons ATGCTCAAGCTGTGGAAGGTGGTACGCCCAGCTCGGCAGCTGGAACTGCACCGCCTCATACTGCTGCTGATTGCTTTCAGTCTGGGCTCCATGGGCTTCTTGGCTTACTACGTATCCACCAGCCCCAAGGCCAAGGAACCAATGCCCCTCCCCTTGGGAGACTGCAGCAGTGGCGCGGCAGGTGGTCCTGGCCCTGTACGGCCTCCAGTCCCACCCCGGCCCCCCAGGCCTCCAGAGACAGCGCGGACTGAACCCGTGGTCCTCGTGTTTGTGGAGAGTGCATACTCGCAGCTAGGACAGGAGATTGTGGCCATCTTGGAGTCTAGCCGTTTTCGTTATAGCACTGAGCTGGCACCTGGCCGAGGGGACATGCCCACACTGACTGATCATACCCGTGGCCGGTATGTCTTGGTCATTTATGAGAACCTGCTCAAGTATGTCAACCTTGATGCCTGGAGTCGGGAACTACTAGACCGGTACTGTGTGGAGTATGGTGTGGGCATCATTGGCTTTTTCCGAGCCCATGAGCATAGCCTACTGAGTGCCCAGCTCAAGGGCTTTCCGCTTTTTCTACATTCAAACTTGGGGCTTCGGGACTACCAAGTGAATCCTACAGCTCCACTCCTGCATCTCACACGTCCCAGCCGCCTGGAGCCTGGGCCACTACCCGGTGATGACTGGACCATCTTCCAATCCAACCATAGTACCTATGAACCAGTGCTTCTCGCCAGCCTTCGGCTGGCTGAGCCCCCTGTGCCAGGACCAGTGCCTCGCCGGGCCCGGCTTCCCACTGTGGTGCAGGACCTGGGGCTTCACGACGGCATCCAGAGGGTACTCTTTGGTCATGGCCTCTCCTTCTGGCTCCACAAACTAGTTTTCGTTGATGCCGTCGCATACCTCACTGGCAAGCGCCTCTGCTTGGACCTTGACCGTTACATCTTGGTAGACATCGATGACATCTTTGTGGGCAAGGAAGGTACCCGCATGAAGGTGGCTGATGTTGAG GCCCTGTTGACCACCCAGAACAAACTCAGGACCTTAGTCCCCAACTTCACCTTCAACTTGGGCTTCTCGGGCAAGTTCTATCATACTG ggacagaggaggaggatGCTGGGGACGACATGCTGCTGAAGCACCGCCAAGAGTTTTGGTGGTTCCCCCACATGTGGAGCCACATGCAGCCACATCTGTTCCACAATCGCTCCGTGCTGGCTGACCAGATGAGGCTCAACAAACAGTTTGCTCTG CTCTATGAAGCCTGGAAATCTGTGTGGGGCATCCAGGTGACCAGCACTGAGGAGTATCCCCATCTCCGCCCTGCCCGCTACCGCCGTGGCTTCATTCACAATGGCATTATG GTGCTGCCGCGGCAGACATGTGGCCTCTTCACTCACACAATCTTCTATAATGAGTATCCTGGAGGCTCTCGTGAACTCGACCGGAGCATCCGAGGTGGAGAACTCTTTCTGACAGTGCTGCTTAATCCG ATCAGCATCTTTATGACCCATCTGTCTAATTATGGAAATGATCGGCTGGGCCTGTACACCTTTGAGAGCCTGGTGCGCTTTCTCCAGTGCTGGACGAGGCTGCGCCTACAGACCCTTCCTCCTGTCCCTCTCGCCCGAAAGTACTTTGACCTCTTCCCTCAAGAGCGAAGCCCCCTTTGGCAG AATCCCTGTGACGACAAGAGGCACAAAGATATCTGGTCCAAGGAGAAAACCTGTGATCGGCTCCCCAAGTTCCTCATTGTGGGACCCCAGAAGACAG GGACCACAGCTATTCACTTCTTCCTGAGCCTGCACCCAGCTGTGACTAGTAGTTTCCCTAGCCCCAGCACCTTTGAGGAGATTCAGTTCTTCAACGGCCCTAATTACCACAAGGGCATTGACTG GTACATGGATTTCTTCCCTGTCCCTTCCAATGCCAGCACTGATTTCCTATTTGAAAAAAGTGCCACATACTTTGACTCAGAGGTTGTACCACGGCGGGGAGCTGCCCTCCTGCCACGAGCCAAGATCATCACTGTGCTCACCAACCCTGCTGACAGGGCGTACTCCTGGTACCAG CATCAGCGAGCACATGGAGACCCAGTTGCTCTGAACTATACCTTCTACCAGGTGATTTCAgcctcctcccaggcccctccAGCACTTCGTTCCCTACAAAACCGTTGTCTTGTCCCCGGCTACTATTCCACTCATCTACAACGCTGGCTGACTTACTACCCCTCTGGACAG TTGCTGATTGTGGATGGGCAAGAGCTGCGTACCAACCCAGCTGCCTCAATGGAGAGCATCCAGAAGTTCCTGGGTATCACACCCTTTCTGAACTACACACGGACCCTCAG GTTTGATGAAGATAAGGGATTCTGGTGCCAGGGACTTGAAGGTGGCAAGACTCGTTGTCTAGGCAAGAGCAAAGGCCGGAAGTACCCAGATATGGACACTGAG TCCCGCCTTTTCCTTACGGATTTTTTCCGGAACCACAATTTGGAGCTGTCAAAGCTGCTGAGCCGGCTTGGACAGCCGGTGCCCTCATGGCTTCGAGgagaactgcagcattccagttCGGGCTGA